AAGCGGAGTGTACGGTTTCGCGAACACCGCGATGTCGTGCCCCGGCTGCACGGCGCGGGCCACGATCTTGAAGGATACGAGCCATTCCGAAGGCTGGAATCCTAATAGGATCAGGATTGCGGCGACCCCCGCGAGCGGCAGAACGGCAAGGATGGCGCGATGGAGGAGCGGCTGTTTGCCCCGGAAAAGCAGATAGAGGTAGGAGGGAGCGAGATAGAGGGCGGCCAAGTGGAACGTGATCGCGACCGGGAACACCGCCGCGAGCCAAAGAGGATGATCGGTGTCCCTCGCGCGGCGCAACCCGAGCCAGAGATAGGAGAGGATCGCGACGCTCGCCGGCGGGTAGCTCTCGATGTAACCAAAATAGAGCTGGGCCAGCCCCAGCGTGGCAAGCACCGCGAACGCGGCCGCGCGGGACCCGGTTCTAGGCGAGATCTCCGTGGCGATTCCCCACAAGATCGCCGCGGCGGCCGCGCCGCAGAGGATGGACAGGATGCCGACGATCGACGCCTCGATGGGGATTCCGAGCGCGCGCAAGATCCAGGCATATCCGGTCCAGGTCGCCGCCGCGAGCGGCTCGCTGTAGGGATTCGGCTTGCCGGACCGGATTCCCTGGAGCCATATCGTCGTGTCGCCCAAGAGAAAGGTCCGGAGTCGGAGCTCCCAGAGGATCCACGCCCAGGGCAAGAGCAAGAGCCAGCCGCTCCACCGCGGAAGGCGAAACGGGTTCGTCCTGGGGGATCGGCGCGCCGAGCGGCCCCTGGGGTCGCGACGGCGCGGGGCCTCCTCGACGCGCGGCGTGCCCGCGCGGAAGAGGTCGACGACGAGGAGGAGCGCGGCGCCGAAGAGGAGCGCCATGACGAGGAAGCGTGCCGGCGGGGGAAGGAATCCGGGGAGGTGGAGCCCCCAGGCCCGCGGCCCTGGGCGATGGCTCGCCGCGGCAACGGAGAGGGCATACGCCGAAGCGCCGGCCGCGAGGACGGCGCGCGCTGCGCGGGATCGATCCATCGCCGCAGTATAGGGGTTGCGGGGCCCGCGCCCGGGAGTAGAATGGCAGGCGCTAGAGCCGCTCCGCGCCGGTCCTGCTCCATTCCGGTGCCCGCCATTCAGGATCGAGAGGTTGCCATGAGTCTGGTCTTGGAGAAGACGAGAAACCCGTTCGAGGTCGCCCAGCGCCAGTTCGACATCGCCGCCGACGTGCTTCATCTCGAGGAAGGGATTCGACTCAAGCTTCGGGTGCCGCGGCGTTGCCTGATCGTCTCGGTTCCGTTCGAGCGCGACGACGGGTCCTGGATGGTCGTCCAGGGGTATCGCGTCCAGCACGACGTATCCCGGGGCCCCGCGAAGGGGGGCATCCGCTATCACCCTCAGGTCACGCTCGACGAGGTGAAGGCGCTTGCCGCTTGGATGACCTGGAAGTGCGCGGTTGTGAATCTGCCCTACGGCGGCGCGAAGGGCGGAGTGGAGGTGGATCCCAAGGCGCTCTCGCACCACGAGCTGGAGCGGATGACGCGGCGGTACACGAACGAGATCGCGATCATCATCGGGCCCGAGAAGGACATTCCGGCGCCCGACGTCTACACCGACGCCCAGGTCATGGCCTGGATCATGGACACGTTTACGATGCGTCAGGGATTCGCCTCTCCCGGCGTCGTGACCGGAAAGCCGATCTCGCTCGGAGGCTCCCTCGGGCGCAGGGAAGCCACGGCGCGCGGTTGCACGTACACGATCGAAGAGGCGTGCAAGTATCTCGGCAAGCAGCTCGAGGGAATGACGGTCGCGATTCAGGGCTACGGGAACGCCGGCTCGATCGCGCACGACCTCCTGCACCAGCGCGGCGCGAAGGTCATCGCCGTGAGCGACTCGCGCGGCGGGATCCATTCCTCCCGTGGCCTCGATCCCAAGGTGGTCCAGGCGCACAAGAGCCAGACGGGGACCGTGGTGGGGGTCCCCGGTACGGACCGGATCGGAAACCGGGAGCTGCTCGAGCTCAGGGTGGACATCCTGCTCCCGGCCGCGCTCGAAAACCAGATCACCGAGGAAAACGCGCCCAAGATCAAGCCCAAGATCCTGGCCGAGGCGGCGAACGGCCCCACCACGCCCGACGCCGATCCCATCCTTCACGAGAACGGGGTCTTCCTGATTCCGGACATCCTCGCGAACGCGGGAGGGGTCACGGTTTCCTACTTCGAGTGGGTCCAGGACCTTGCGAACTACTTCTGGACCGAGGATGAGGTGAACCAGAAGCTCGAGACCGTGATGAGACGCTCCTTCCGCGACGTCGCGTCGCTCGCGGAGAAGCATCACGTTCACAACAGAACCGCGGCCTACATGCTCGGCGTCGGCAGGGTCGCGGAAACGACGAGACTCCGGGGGCTCTATGGCTGATTCCACTCGGCATGCCGGAGGGGCGCGCCCTTCCAGCGCGCCCGCGAGGGCGGCCTCGGACGCCGAACGTGGCAAGAGCGAGAACGGCGATTTTCT
This genomic interval from Candidatus Eisenbacteria bacterium contains the following:
- a CDS encoding Glu/Leu/Phe/Val dehydrogenase, with the translated sequence MSLVLEKTRNPFEVAQRQFDIAADVLHLEEGIRLKLRVPRRCLIVSVPFERDDGSWMVVQGYRVQHDVSRGPAKGGIRYHPQVTLDEVKALAAWMTWKCAVVNLPYGGAKGGVEVDPKALSHHELERMTRRYTNEIAIIIGPEKDIPAPDVYTDAQVMAWIMDTFTMRQGFASPGVVTGKPISLGGSLGRREATARGCTYTIEEACKYLGKQLEGMTVAIQGYGNAGSIAHDLLHQRGAKVIAVSDSRGGIHSSRGLDPKVVQAHKSQTGTVVGVPGTDRIGNRELLELRVDILLPAALENQITEENAPKIKPKILAEAANGPTTPDADPILHENGVFLIPDILANAGGVTVSYFEWVQDLANYFWTEDEVNQKLETVMRRSFRDVASLAEKHHVHNRTAAYMLGVGRVAETTRLRGLYG